One stretch of Garra rufa unplaced genomic scaffold, GarRuf1.0 hap1_unplaced_227, whole genome shotgun sequence DNA includes these proteins:
- the LOC141317005 gene encoding uncharacterized protein codes for MESLSLQISTNSSADKSLKNTESFLEYSDILHSPQSNIRQSRLPKPKPNMSCRRKREFISDENKDASYWEKRRKNNEAAKRSREKRRFNDMILENRVMALNDENVRLKTELLQLKLRFGLISTASYMEKSHQIGGSVNGSSGGDSSSSSTSSRYYPNGYSSVSQMMMNSDSSETEQSVRGDGHVKLAKYSPRGSLSDMSDGSSRDSPEPLVYDIKQEGMGLDMDIVNSTATQIMLNIHSRLPAVLHQHNFESGYSTNQQKQRRQETIANSVVPQSAQRSVILYRSSNASYPVENQEMIPKEQQSTEGPTRSPKSLAERRTSDSPSYDGEETESQAYIAQRQTSRVDAAAPDLLMRPEEGDETPMYHSSNGTLENDEPPVLTYEGSLRQEYYEAHSGKDTSSSDGDPRSSDKEGSTDDESPSSSCSDTGSYHPHIFTTQSSFSPSQCKDGQAEIKGTALPHKLRLKHRAQSDGRASSQDSPTTPPANFLPLPQHPYLALFQPGSQTSPGFSKQDTSVGSVECGKKESSVRNSCKKRHD; via the coding sequence AAAGCCAAACATGAGCTGTCGACGCAAGCGTGAATTCATCTCAGATGAGAATAAGGATGCATCCTACTGGGAAAAGCGACGCAAGAACAACGAGGCAGCCAAGCGTTCCCGGGAGAAACGGCGCTTTAATGACATGATCCTAGAAAACAGAGTAATGGCACTGAACGATGAGAATGTGCGCCTGAAAACTGAACTTTTACAGCTTAAGCTCAGGTTTGGTCTAATAAGTACAGCCTCCTACATGGAAAAGAGTCATCAGATTGGTGGATCAGTCAATGGAAGTTCTGGGGGAGACTCCTCATCTTCCTCTACCAGCAGTCGCTACTACCCTAATGGTTACTCCAGTGTTTCTCAGATGATGATGAACTCTGATTCTTCTGAAACGGAGCAGTCTGTTCGAGGGGACGGGCATGTGAAATTGGCAAAGTACTCCCCACGAGGTTCCCTCTCTGATATGTCTGATGGCTCCTCTCGGGATAGCCCTGAGCCACTGGTCTATGACATCAAGCAGGAAGGTATGGGTCTAGATATGGACATTGTCAATAGCACTGCCACGCAAATCATGTTGAACATTCATTCTAGACTTCCTGCAGTACTTCACCAGCACAATTTTGAGTCAGGTTATTCAACCAACCAACAAAAGCAACGACGCCAAGAGACCATTGCAAATTCAGTCGTCCCACAATCTGCTCAAAGAAGTGTCATCCTATACCGTTCAAGCAATGCCTCTTATCCTGTGGAAAATCAGGAAATGATTCCTAAAGAACAGCAGTCTACAGAGGGACCAACCAGAAGCCCCAAAAGCTTGGCAGAGAGAAGGACTTCAGACTCTCCTTCTTATGATGGGGAAGAAACCGAAAGTCAAGCTTACATTGCTCAGCGACAGACCTCAAGGGTTGATGCTGCTGCCCCAGATCTTCTAATGAGACCAGAGGAGGGAGATGAAACACCGATGTACCACAGTTCTAATGGCACCCTAGAGAATGACGAGCCACCAGTGCTGACCTACGAAGGAAGCTTGAGACAAGAGTACTACGAGGCTCATTCAGGAAAGGACACTTCCTCAAGTGACGGGGATCCCCGCAGCTCTGATAAAGAGGGCTCCACGGACGACGAGTCTCCCTCTTCTTCTTGCTCCGATACGGGCAGTTACCACCCTCACATATTCACAACCCAGAGCTCCTTCTCACCAAGCCAATGTAAAGACGGCCAAGCGGAAATCAAAGGCACTGCCCTACCCCACAAATTGAGACTCAAGCACAGAGCTCAGAGCGACGGCAGGGCATCATCTCAAGACTCGCCGACAACACCACCTGCTAACTTCTTGCCATTACCTCAGCATCCTTACCTGGCCTTGTTTCAACCTGGTAGCCAGACAAGTCCAGGGTTTTCCAAGCAGGACACCTCAGTTGGAAGTGTCGAATGCGGGAAGAAGGAATCCAGTGTGCGTAACAGTTGTAAAAAGAGACATGACTAA